The region aGCAAGTGTATTCTTTTAGTGCAATCCAatgtttttgtttcaatatCATCTAGGCGtgtattgattatttttaagttatcgCTAATTAAGTCCACGAAtactttttcttgttctttaaaTAATGTCCGTATTTCTTTTTTGTGCTAAATGAACTTATCTTTTATTTCGGATAAAGTAATagccatttttaatatattttttttctttcttttttgagcTGTTAGAATAACGTCTGTTCACCATATTTAGCAGAAAATCTAGATTACAGACATCTTCTtctaataaatacttttttgtactaataaaatgaaataaactcttgtttttattttttattcaacttgGATTATTACaagctctatgaaaagattgcgatgaacttggattatttacaacttttttattaattacgaTAATAAcatcaagtttaaaatttaattgctaatttcgatttttagaatttatagaaatataacCGATCTTTGCAACAAATAGcgattttttcaataaaattgcgGTGTGttgcaaaaacaacaataaaaatacaatttaattgTAATCGCTGCGATATCTGGTGTTTCTAAATCGTAAAAATTCATATTTCAATTGGGGGTCgttcataaagtacgtacgctttttttcGTCCGCCCCCCCCCCGCGCATTTTGcaatacgcttttttgagtactgATTAGCTCAGCAGTTTTATGTccattagggtttttaatttaatatctatattctattaaaaatgtataaaggggctctatgaaaagattgcgatgatgTATTGTCAttttcatcttctttgagcccctgtctgtttaactttttattttataaagatcattgtaaaaaagaacattttttacttttttattgtatatacaaaaacggtggttgttgacaagattttactgtcttctttgtttctattttaaattaaattaaaaagaaaaaagtaccTATGCTTTTAACCTACTCatctaacattttatgatatttttttttagtgtctCCTTTCTATTATAATTGAAACGCTGCCCTCCCACCTCATATACGTCATTTGCAAACCTCTTCTTCCACTCCTAGCGTACGTACTTTAAAGACGATCCCTTAGGTAGCTGTTTGCAATCGCACGATAACCTTATCTAAAATTCGTTATCGAAATTAACGGCATAATAATAGTTGCATTGCGGTAACGCCGGTGCTTGGTTGCACTTTACTGTAGTGTATTTGTTTGCCTCGTATTTAcattaactttgaaaaatagaTTGTGATTTTTGAAATTACATGGCTTTTCGTAACTGGTAACCTATCAAATTTATCGAAGACTATAACTATACTATAACctaactcatttttttgttgttaattttaattatatataaaataaagtaaaaaaaaacacaaaagacCTAAGGATTTAGCTATAACAAATCTCTACTTTTTATCTTAATCTTAATTATgactataattaaaaagatgACACATGAAACCCTATCAAATGAGTAACAGATATTTTccttagtttttcaaaaattcaaccTAGTTTCCCTGATTGGATGGTTctctagttgttttttttgtaattatctGAATTCAATAACTTTTCCTTGATCAGAAGACATCCTGTAATAATACTACAACACTAAAACTTCTTATTTATGAAATGAAGGCTGATTTTTCTATCTAGATAAAAAACAgtagttttgaaataattaataattttttattacaatttgaaTTGTagtcataataaaagtaaaggacaaattttttttttaacaaactacttatttttttttattaacaaattaatgacttgcattattttttactaGAAACGCCAAAAATTGGATTCATAttataaagtttcattttttcttttgaagcTTCTTGCCATTCTTTAGTGAAAGTTCGAGGAAGTTCAGGTGCaactaaaaaatagtttattttttaaataatacgcTACATTTAAGACAATGTAGCGTAGCATTTAAGACAATTTAAGACaatatcatatataattataaccaatgcactaaaaaaaaaaaaacatcttttgaaaATCCAATTAGCAAACAGatagttttatgtaaaaaacataccaaacttatttaaaatgctataaaaacAAAGTGCAACTGCCACCCCAATTGAAACTCCAAAAACAACTTTTCCAGTATCGCCTTTGACGTTTTCAGCTTCTTTCATTGTTTTAGGAAACTGGGCCCTAtacactaaaaacaaaaatactataCAGTGAGAGTATTTTAAATACAGA is a window of Hydra vulgaris chromosome 15, alternate assembly HydraT2T_AEP DNA encoding:
- the LOC136091319 gene encoding cytochrome c oxidase subunit 4 isoform 2, mitochondrial-like, which translates into the protein MASLIRVKFGTSTVIGRRTASAVAHAIGPDTRYCPANPASLERTGVVSEALLAKEKGPWNKLSKEDKIALYRAQFPKTMKEAENVKGDTGKVVFGVSIGVAVALCFYSILNKFVAPELPRTFTKEWQEASKEKMKLYNMNPIFGVSSKK